The Daucus carota subsp. sativus chromosome 2, DH1 v3.0, whole genome shotgun sequence genome includes a window with the following:
- the LOC108206574 gene encoding probable UDP-3-O-acyl-N-acetylglucosamine deacetylase 1, mitochondrial isoform X2, whose translation MPLSGAVNAIKSSRLLSWKPIGKLQQTIANSIQLSGITLHSGKITTVKIYPELAQKGRYFYFNSTIIPASIQHVNSSPLCTTLCKSNHTIRTVEHLLSALEATGVDNCRIEIIDPSSQDNLSTEVPIFDGSAREWVDAIERVGLKVAEDSSGSSCEKLAPFLNEPVHVRKNDSFIAAFPLPKGCLTYGINFPQVPAIGCQWFSTASLDDPWYTREIAPSRTFCIFEEVQTMRNAGLIKGGSAENALVCSADKGWLNPPLRFHDEPCRHKVLDLIGDLSLLAQNGNQGLPVAHIVAYK comes from the exons ATGCCTCTCTCCGGTGCTGTCAACGCTATCAAGTCTTCACGCCTACTCTCCTGGAAACCT ATTGGAAAGCTCCAACAAACAATAGCAAACTCAATACAATTATCCGGAATAACTCTCCACTCCGGCAAGATCACAACCGTTAAAATTTACCCTGAGTTGGCTCAGAAAGGCAGGTACTTCTACTTCAACTCCACAATCATCCCTGCTTCAATTCAACATGTCAACTCCTCTCCGCTTTGTACTACACTTTGTAAAAGTAATCACACTATTCGAACTGTCGAACACTTGCTTTCGGCGTTAGAGGCCactggtgttgataattgtcgTATCGAGATTATAGATCCCAGCTCTCAAGATAATTTATCTACAGAG GTACCTATATTTGATGGATCAGCAAGGGAATGGGTGGATGCGATTGAAAGGGTGGGGTTAAAGGTTGCTGAAGATAGTAGTGGAAGTAGTTGTGAGAAATTGGCACCTTTTTTGAATGAGCCTGTTCATGTTAGGAAGAACGATTCGTTTATAGCAGCATTTCCTTTGCCGAAAGGCTGTTTAACTTATGGAATTAACTTTCCTCAG GTACCTGCTATTGGCTGCCAATGGTTTTCTACTGCTTCACTGGATGATCCTTGGTACACTAGAGAAATCGCCCCTTCACGAACATTTTGTATATTTGAAGAG GTCCAAACAATGCGCAATGCTGGACTCATTAAAGGTGGTTCGGCAGAAAATGCACTTGTTTGTAG TGCCGACAAAGGTTGGTTAAATCCACCTCTACGTTTCCATGATGAGCCTTGCAGACACAAGGTTCTAGATCTTATTGGTGACCTCTCCCTTCTGGCTCAGAATGGCAATCAAGGGCTTCCAGTGGCACACATAGTTGCTTACAAG TAA
- the LOC108206574 gene encoding probable UDP-3-O-acyl-N-acetylglucosamine deacetylase 1, mitochondrial isoform X1: MPLSGAVNAIKSSRLLSWKPIGKLQQTIANSIQLSGITLHSGKITTVKIYPELAQKGRYFYFNSTIIPASIQHVNSSPLCTTLCKSNHTIRTVEHLLSALEATGVDNCRIEIIDPSSQDNLSTEVPIFDGSAREWVDAIERVGLKVAEDSSGSSCEKLAPFLNEPVHVRKNDSFIAAFPLPKGCLTYGINFPQVPAIGCQWFSTASLDDPWYTREIAPSRTFCIFEEVQTMRNAGLIKGGSAENALVCSADKGWLNPPLRFHDEPCRHKVLDLIGDLSLLAQNGNQGLPVAHIVAYKGGHALHADLVRLLSEVS, encoded by the exons ATGCCTCTCTCCGGTGCTGTCAACGCTATCAAGTCTTCACGCCTACTCTCCTGGAAACCT ATTGGAAAGCTCCAACAAACAATAGCAAACTCAATACAATTATCCGGAATAACTCTCCACTCCGGCAAGATCACAACCGTTAAAATTTACCCTGAGTTGGCTCAGAAAGGCAGGTACTTCTACTTCAACTCCACAATCATCCCTGCTTCAATTCAACATGTCAACTCCTCTCCGCTTTGTACTACACTTTGTAAAAGTAATCACACTATTCGAACTGTCGAACACTTGCTTTCGGCGTTAGAGGCCactggtgttgataattgtcgTATCGAGATTATAGATCCCAGCTCTCAAGATAATTTATCTACAGAG GTACCTATATTTGATGGATCAGCAAGGGAATGGGTGGATGCGATTGAAAGGGTGGGGTTAAAGGTTGCTGAAGATAGTAGTGGAAGTAGTTGTGAGAAATTGGCACCTTTTTTGAATGAGCCTGTTCATGTTAGGAAGAACGATTCGTTTATAGCAGCATTTCCTTTGCCGAAAGGCTGTTTAACTTATGGAATTAACTTTCCTCAG GTACCTGCTATTGGCTGCCAATGGTTTTCTACTGCTTCACTGGATGATCCTTGGTACACTAGAGAAATCGCCCCTTCACGAACATTTTGTATATTTGAAGAG GTCCAAACAATGCGCAATGCTGGACTCATTAAAGGTGGTTCGGCAGAAAATGCACTTGTTTGTAG TGCCGACAAAGGTTGGTTAAATCCACCTCTACGTTTCCATGATGAGCCTTGCAGACACAAGGTTCTAGATCTTATTGGTGACCTCTCCCTTCTGGCTCAGAATGGCAATCAAGGGCTTCCAGTGGCACACATAGTTGCTTACAAG GGTGGACATGCACTGCATGCGGATTTAGTTCGTCTCCTATCAGAAGTCAGTTAA